Genomic window (Candidatus Gracilibacteria bacterium):
TCTTTATTTTTATATGGTGGGCCGGGTAGGATTCGAACCTACGAAGTCGTAGACAAAGGATTTACAGTCCTCCCCATTTGACCGCTCTGGAACCGACCCATATAAACGAAAAACTAACAGTGAATAACTAAAAGTTTACCGCTCCTAATTATTATCTATTAGTTTTTGGTTATTCATTATCAAGTGGAGCCACCAATCAGACTTGAACTGATGACCGTCGGTTTACAAAACCGATGCTCTACCAACTGAGCTATGGTGGCACGTGAGCGAGATTGTATAAAAAATGATGTTCTTGTCAAAAAATTTTACAACTTTTTTTCTTGAATTCACAAACGACATCTATACACTCGTTTGAGATACTCTTTTATAATGATGCCATGATAACGATTCTTGCGGTTACAGACGGATTCAAGCATTTTGGTGAACCTATATCAGAATATGGAAAACGCCTCGGGAAACATATCAATCTCAAGCCTCTCAAGCCCATTTCGCATACGAATCCAGAATATATCAAGATAAAAGAAACTGCTATCATCAAGGAATCCCTCCAGAAACTCTCTGGAACGGTCATATTGCTCGATGAGCGCGGAAAAGGGATGAATACTCGGGACTTCGCAGAAATGCTCGAAAATGGACGAAATCAGAGCGAAAACTTCATATTCATTATCGGTGGAAGCTACGGCGTGGATCTGGAGCTTTTTACAGAGATTCCTCACAAGACGCTTCGGATTTCCGACTTTGTCATGCCGCATTCTCTCGCCCTTCTCGTTCTCATAGAGCAAATCTACCGCGCACATGAGATTATGAAGGGAAGTGGGTATCATCACGTTTAATATATTCGCTTCTTATTGTAAAATAGAAGCGAATTCTTTCTTCTGAAAAAGAAATACTAAAAAACCCGCGACTGTGGGTACAGCGCGGATTCAAGATTGGATGCCTTTGGTCACTCGCTGTGAGTTCTTAAAAAAATGAACTCGGGAGGACACGAAAGGTCAGTTGGTGAGGTACTCAACCTCGTAGACAAAATGTCTAGCCCAACTGACCTTTCGACGGAATTTTGAGTGGGCTGTCGAGCCACTTTTTGCCCGGTGAGGGCCCATATCCTTCCAACTCATTGAATGAGAAAGATATGAGCCATCACCAGTGTTTTTTGATTCTATTTTTGTATCGGTATACAAGAATTTGCTCTTTTTGTATTTTGATATGAAAATTTGATGAATCTTTGTTTTGGTATTTATAGCAGGAAGATTCTTTGAGGAAGATTTCCTATTATCGGTCAGTCAGGTCTTGTTAAGTATCATTCTCTTTCGAGAAGACATAGGCAGTATATCAGTATTTCGAAAAGTCGACGAGTTCATAGATATTGCCATTCTATGATAAATATTTATAGTTAATACAGAATACTTGAGTAATCCTTTCCCAGCATCAATACTCATTCATATAAAAATATGTACAGTTATTGAACCATTATTGTATAAAATATGTGTCTCTGTATAGTATGTGTATACACTTTTATCGCATTGGAAAGCGGATATTTCAGGAGATTACTATGAAAATTCTTCGAAAAAAATCTCCCCATGCACGAGGAGAGATTGTACCACTATATATTGTGGTATGGATGATTTTTTCTTATTGGAACTGTATTATACACGTATACAATCCATTATTTACTGATTCAGAAGAGCAAAAGCGGCTACTACCCCTGCCGTCTCCGTTCTCATGACTCGTTCAGAAAAATGAGCAAATATGAAACCACTTCATATCATTTCTTGTCTTTCTTCCTCTGACCAGCCACCTTCGGGTCCTACCCAGAGTCCTATATCTTGTATATCAGAGAATTCTCATAATCTCTTTTGTTCTCAGAGAGTATCGAGAACCATATGGATTCATGACTCTGGAAGAGCTCCTTTCTTTTCGAGAAAGTGAATCTCTGGCAATACTAATCCCCCGCACTGTTCCACTGCTTCCCGAGCAATCGCATGGAAACGTGCAATTTTCGAATCTGATAGTACCAGTTTCTGGGACCGATCCGAACGAAAAAATATAAACTTCTTAATTCCTATCTCAACTCATTTCTGGAGAATATACTCGATTTTCTCGATCTTATTCGGAAGCGCCTGATAGAGTACTACTGACTTGGTGGCTTCTGTCTTGGGAAATGTACGAGCAATTCCCTTGAGAGAAATTGATTTCTTCTCGATAGCGACAATCTCGTACTCTGTCTCAGAACCATCACCATCGAAGAGAATCACGTGATCACCTGTTTGGAATCGAAGAACACGAGAGAACTGATGGATAATATCAGCATCTGTGAGGACAACATCGATCGAGAGTGGAAATGGAACAAAAAAACGCTGCATACTATTTACTGTTTTAGAAATTCATAGATATCACGGGGAAGGAGGAGAAAATCGAGCACCATACGCCCCAAGAGAAAAAGGAGAAATACAGACCCCTGAGTGAATCCATAAGCAAAACCTGCTATATCGACAAAAATATTTTCACCGAGTTTCTGTTTCTCGAGATAACGAGCCAGGGCATTCTGAGAAAGCGGAAGTGAATCGGGAGGAATAAAATACTGATCAAGATCTTTTTCTTCGAGTATTTGTTCTTCTTGTATAGCATCAAGCGCCTTATGATAGGTGTCAATGCTAATATCTCCTTGTTCGAGCGCCTGCCGCATATCTTCTTTTAGAAGAGAAAGGGAACGACCCGTCTCGATGCGACGCTTGAGTTCGAATACATCAAGTTTCTTCTTTGTATAGACCTTTTCTTTACTCATCTCGAATTCCTCTTTTTTCTTTTCTACAACCATCTTCTCTTGTTCTTGTTTCTCACGGATGCGATTGCGCGCTTCATTGTACGCTCCTGGATTTTCTTGCATGGACAAAGTATAGTGAGAAACGCTAATAGTTCAACTACTTGCTCCGAATTTTTAATTATTAATTTTTAATTCTTCATTTCTCTTACATCCCCTCCATCTCCATCGCAATCAATACATTCATCTCAGCAGCGTATTCAAGCGGAAGTTCCTTCATGAGTGGTGAGACGAACCCTCGGACAATGAGTGTCTTGGCTTCATCTTCAGGAATCCCTCGAGACATGAGATAGAAAAGTTCTTCTTCTCCAATTTTTCCGACACTTGCCTCATGTGCTACGAGTGCATCATCCGTCGCTACACGAATATCAGGAATCGTATCTGAACGAGAGATACTATCGAGAATGAGTCCATCACAGTCAACCTTCGACACAGCGCCGACAGCTGATTTCTTGATATCTACAAGTCCACGATATATCGACACACCACCATTCTTCGACAAAGACTTCGAGATGACTTCACTCGACGTATTGCGTCCGATATGGATCACCTTGGCTCCGGTATCTGTCTGTTGTCCAGCATTCGCGAATGCGATACCGAAGTGGAGTGCCTTGCTCTCTTCTCACTTCAAGATAGAACACGGATAGAGCATCGTCACACCTGATCCAAGATTACCACCGACCCATTCTATGGATCCATATGAATCCACAATTGCACGTTTTGTATTGAGATTATAAGTATCGATAGACCAGTTTTCCACGCTACTATAGCGCATTTTTGCGTGTTTTCCGACGTATATCTCGACACATCCAGCATGGAGACTGGCAGTTCCATACTTCGGAGCACTACATCCTTCGATATAGTGAGCCTCTGCTTCGTCTTCGAGGATGATGAGTGTATGCTCGAATTGTCCTCCCGCCTTCATATTCATACGGAAATATGCTTGCAGTGGATCAGATACTTTCACCCCTTTCGGAATGTAGAGAAATGTTCCTCCGCTCCACACCGCACCATGAAGTGCCACGAACATATGGTCAGTCGATGGAACCGCGCGCATAAAGTGTTTTCGGACAACTTCTTCATGTTCATGAATCGCGACTGACATATCCTCGAAAATCACTCACTGTGCCTTGAGTTCTTCACGGAGGTTATGATATACCACTTCACTATCGTATTGTGCTCCCACTCCAGCAAGCACTTTCCGTTCTGCCTCAGGGATACCGAGCCGATCGAATGTCTTCTTGATAGCATCTGGAACATCATCCCATGACTTCTGATCTCCAGCACCTTCTGGTTTCCCGAAATAATAAATACTCTCGAGATCCAGCGCTTCAAGCGATGGTCACCATGTCGGCTTCTTCATAGAACGAAATATCTCCAGCGACTTCAGTCGATGTTCGAGCATCCATTCTGGTTCTTTTCCTGATGCGGATATCTGACGAATGAGTTCATCGCTGAGTCCCATTTTCGCCATCTCGGAATACGCAACAACATCGCTCGTATCGAGTGTCGAACGTGATATATCGCCAAATGCCTTGATGTCGTCTTGTTGTGTAGTCATAATTAGAATCCTCTTTCTCGTACTTCCTGTATCAACTCCTGTCCGCCATGTCGATCTATTGTTCCTGACTTCATGATAATTACCTTGTCGACACTGACCGTATCGAGGAGATGGAAGTTATGAGAAATAACAATACAGATCTTCCCTTCATTGCGCCATGTGTCGATTTTTTTCGAGAGAATATCGAGCGCTCCGATATCGAGCCCAGCGTCGATCTCATCGAGCACAATGCATGTTGGTTCGAGAAGTGCTATCTGAAGCATCTCGATACGGCGTTTTTCTCCACCAGAGAATCCTACATAGAGATCTCTATCGAGAAATACTGGTTCAATACCATATTCTGGAAGAAGTTTCTCCACCATACGACGAAATACGAATCCTGATGGAGCTTTTGATCCTGGATTTTTCTCAGTGAAGTGCTTCGTGTAGATGGTTCGGAGGTATTCGATGAGCCGAATCCCTGGAATCTCTGGAACATTCTGGAATGAGAGATACATACCTGCCTTCGCGATCATATCTGGAGAGAGTCATTGTACAGCACAATCACTATACATAGCATTCCCTCTTGTTACGTATTTCGGATGACCAAAAAGCCCAAAAGCAAGTGATGATTTCCCACTCCCATTCTCCCCGAGAATCGCATAAATATTCCCTGATTCGAAGGTATAATTCAGTTCGCGGATGATAGACTTTTCCCCTACAGATACGGAGAAATCGATGAGTGATAACATGCCGACATAATAAGAATCATTCTCAAAAAATCAAAAGAAAATCCAACAACACAAAACCCCTCCGATAAAGGAGGGGTCAAGTGAGTTGTCAGAATCCAATCCCCGAAGGGAGAGAATTACTTAACGTTCTGAGCAGTAGCAGAAGAAACACCTACGTAGCTCTCAGAAGCTCCAACGTAGTAGACCTTATCCACAGAAACCTGTGTATAGTCACCAGCGATGAAGAGAGGAGCGTTTGTGAGGTATACTTCGAATGTAGTATTACCACCATTCTTCGAAAGTTGTTGTCCAGCAGAAGTGAGACCACTACCAGTAAGAAGAGAGAATGTAGCAGTAAGACCAGCCTGAGTGATACCAGTTCCGGCAGTTGTACCGTTACCTTGAGTACCAGCTACACAGTCCTCAGAAGAACCTTGGTCACGGAGACAGAGAGTTCCGTTGAATGTCGTACTAGTAGAACCAGCAAAACGAGATTGGAACTTCACAGTGATTCCTGTAAGAGTAAGACCTGTATTAGAATCAACATTTGTCACAGTTACGAGATACTTGTTGAGTTCAGAAGTCTTAGATACAGAAACTGTTGGAGGAACAGCACCAAGAGTATACTGCTTGAATGTAAGTCCTGGAAGGTTTACAACAAGACCATTACTGTTAGTATCACGAACCACTGTACCAGTTGAATAAACAAGTTGTACTGTGTCACCGATGTAATCATCGATAGAACCAATGGAAGCAACTACCTTATAGTTTCGAGTTGTATCTTTCGCGATAGTATCATTCATGCTGTTGAATGTAATTTTGTTACCATCAACAGTCGCAGAAGATGAAACCTCGAGACCAGTAGCAACATCATAAAGCTTAACGCTAGATGAGCTTGAAACTACACCTGAAAGAGCAGCACTACCTGTATTTGTAAATTCAATTGTCTGAAGACGAACTGCTTCATTTTGTGCGTATACCGCGAAGCGACCGATTTCTTGGTCAGCAGAAGCAAAGATACGACTAGTAGTAGGAGCTGCGATAGTTGCAGTCTTGATTTCTACAGTAGCAGTATTGACAGTAGTCTTATCACTAGTGAGTGACTTACCAGCACCGATTGTAGCAGTGTTGTTAGAAGAGTCACGAGCATCAGTAAGCTCAATAGTGAATGAAATAGCACCATTAACAAGCTGAGAGCTCTTAAGAGAACCTTCAATAGTAAGTGTAGCAGGATTTGTAGAATCAACTACAAATGAAGGAGAAAGATCAACGTAACCAGCAGCAGGGTTAATAGTAGTAAGTGTTCCAACTTCAGAACCATTTACCTTCACGGAAAGTTGGTTGTTGACGAAGGCATAAATACCAGCTCCTGTAGCAGTACCAGCATCAGTTACACCTGTAAGAGTATTACCAACTGGAGTGATACGAAGACCACGGATAGTAAGAGGAACAGATGATGTGAGCTTACCATTGAAGAGCTTAACATTGTTTGTACCTGGAGCGAGAGTTACATTTGCAGAAGTAAGCTTAGAGAAAGTTACTTCAACATTAGTAAATCCGATTGTTACAGCAGTACCAGGAACAGGATATGTACTTACAGATGTAGAATATCCTGTGGCAACTTCTGTAGCAGATACATCACTTGTAGAGTCAAACTTGAATCCAAGAGTAGTACCAGAAGCAGAGCTTCCATCAACGAGAACATCAGCCTTAATTTCGTAAGTCTGAGTGTTTCCAGATGTGAGAGTATCATTGAGACCTGTTACAGAAAGCTTCTCTGCAGAGAGAGATACTGTACCAACCTCGACACCTCCACGGTAAACCTTAGCATTAGCGAGACGCTTAGTGAAATCTACACCAACGCGAGTGAGTGTAAATCCTTGTGCAACTGTATCACGACCACCAGAAGTAAGCTCAACCTTAACGATAGACTGATTTGTCTTACCAGGAGTAAGAGTACCAGCTGAAGTAGAAAGATTAGCAGTAGTATTGGCAGTTACGTATGAAGTTGTATTTACAAGTCCAAGAGTAATAGGAGCACCAGATACAGTTGATGAACCAGCGTTAACTGAGTCAAGAGTGAATTGGTGTTGGCTATTCTCAGAACCAGAAAGGTTCACAACGATGTCAACATTTACTGAAGTACCAGCAGCAACAGTGAGCGCTGGAGAGAAGTAAACATTACCCTTCTGAGAAGTAGCGTTGTAGTAGTCAGCAGAACTAGAGATGATAACTCCATTCTGAGATGCGCGGATTCCGTTTGATGATACAATTCCATCAGCAGCACCAAGACCAGAACGAGATACCACGAGTGAGCTAACAGTTACAGGAGTAGTACCAGCAGTGAGCTTAACAGTACCAACCTTAACATTAGATGCGTTCTTTGGAACGTATTGAGCTACAGCTGTACCTTCGAGAGCAACTGAAAGGTTTCCAGCTACAGTAACACCTGTATTAGTAACACCTGTATTAGTTCCAGGAGTTCCAGGAGTACCGTCAGTAGGCTCAGTACCTACATCAAGTTGAGCAGCGCAAGATGCGATCTTGAACGCTTCTCCACGAGAAGCAGTAGCATTAGGACGGAAGTATGATGCATCAGCAGCACATCCGATCTCATTGGCACGGTTGATGTATCCAGCGAGGTCACCAAGACCAGCGAGATCCATATAACCAGCGTCAACATCGCTACCAGTTTCACCGAGAGCACCGAGGATCATCTTTACCATCTCTGCACGTGTGACGTTAGCAGTAGGACGGAAAGTAGCAGAAGATGTAGAGACAACACCTGCTTCAGCAAGAGCCTCAACATATCCACAAAGATCACCAAGTGAAGAACCAACGTCAGAATAGACGTCACCAGCACATGAAGTAGCTGTGTAACCACCAAGGTTTGCTACAACCTTAGCGAGTTCTGCACGAGTGACATTATCACCGAGGCGGTAACCAGCCTCAGTAGATTGAGCGGTGATAACACCGTAGTCAGCAAGAGCTTGAGCGTAAGGAGCGAACTCTGAAGCAGCGGCAACAAGCGATGAACTTGTAGTTGCAGCGACGAGAGTCACAACACTTACTGCAGAAGCGAGCTTCGAAAAGAAGTTACTCATAACAGTATATGGGTAAAAAAATAAAGTTGCGGATATCTCCGCATATTAAAAGGGGTGATAATCATGGTCAGTGATTATCGGGGTGATTCTCTGGTCAGGAGAATCGCCTTTCTGCCCGAGAGCAGAGAGGTTAAAGCTTTAACCTCAAGTTATTTGCATAACGAGAGGGAGAAATAGTTGCAAGTTGCTAGATCGTAGTTGCTAGATCAGGAGTCTTTCTAGCAACTAGCTACTTAAAATCTAGTAACTACTTCTCCCTCCCCTCATACAGTGATACCTTGAGAAGACCAGCTGAGAAGGAACAAAAATGATGTTAAAGAACATCAAGCAGGGAATCCCGCGAGAATTACGCCAGCATAATATGAAAATAGGGCTATAAAGTCAAATAAAAGTGCTCTGTCTTCACGATATTTTCACATCGAAAATTTATCATCACAGAATTATGAAAATATGCAATATTTATTGTTTCCCTTTGCAATAGAAGAAAGGATGGGAAAACGGAAAAATAAGTTCCTTTTTTGGAATAAATACTTAAAATGCTCTTGTCACTCGGGAAAAGTGAAGAAAAAATCGATAAATACCGCAGAAAACGTGCATCGGCTCTCAAGCCCGAAATAGAAAACAAGAAAGACCAACATATCAAAAGACAATACAATAACATAAATTCCGGAAGTTTTCAGAGATTTGCCCGATTGACGCGCTTATACTCTGACCCACTATTCATATGTCCCCTATCATATCTTTATTTCTTTCACTTATCGTTGGATCGATACTTGGAGGAGGTGTTACGTATTTTTTCGCAATACAAAAAAATAAAAAAATCGCAGCAAATATCATAAAAGAAGCGGAAGCAAATGGGAAAAAAATAATCGCTCGTGCTGAGGAAACTCGTGATATTGCTCGTCAAGAGATCGAAGAAGCACGCAATGATCTCCGCGATCGCAAACAAAATATCGTCGAAAGTGAGAATCGCCTCGTCGAAAAAGAGTCTCGTCTCGATAAAAAATTCGAAGAAATCGATATAAAACGTGGTGAAATCGCCAAAAAAGAACAAGAGCTCGATGATCATATCCAGAATGCCGACAAGAAATCTCGTGAGATCGAGTCTCGACTTCAGGAAGTTGCGAAACTTTCTCAGGAAGAAGCGAAAGAATTGCTCATGAAATATACAGAAGATCGTTATGAACGAGATATTATCGCGCTCATCGACAAGAAGAAAAAAGATCTCAAATCTCGCGAAGAAGAAGCAGCACGTGAGATTATCATCAAGGCGATTCAGCAATACGCTGGCGAGGTCACTGGTGAGACGACTCAGACACTCGTGACACTCGAGAGTGATGATCTGAAGGGGAAACTCATCGGAAAAGAAGGTCGTAATATCATCGCCTTCGAAAAAGCCACTGGAGTATCACTCATTATCGATGATGCACCAGATACGGTATTTCTCTCGAGTTTCGACCTATTCCGTCGCTATATCGCGAAAAAATCCCTCGAAGACCTCATCGCTGACAAGCGTATCCAACCAGCTCGCATCGAAGAAATCGTCGAAAAAAATCAAGCTGAAGCTGATAAACTCATCTACGACCTCGGCCGAAAAACAGTCGATGAAATGGGAGTTATCGGTATTCCTGATGAGATTCTTCCTCTTATTGGAAAATTTCGCTTCCGTACGAGTTATGGGCAGAATATTCTCATGCACTCGAAGGAGGTTGCTTATATCGCTGAGGCGATTGCGAAGCTCATCGGTGCAGATGCAGCACTCGCGCTCAAGGGAGGACTTCTTCATGATATCGGAAAGGCAATGGATCACGATATCGAAGGAACACATCCAGAAATCGGTGGTCGCATCGCCCGCAAATACGGTCTCGATGAGAAAATCGTGAATATCATCGAGAGCCACCATGATGACGTTCCTCAGATCTGTATCGAATCAAAGATTGTGCAAATTGCCGATGCTATCTCCGCGGTTCGTCCTGGAGCTCGCCGTATGAATGTCGAAGACTATATCAAACGTATCCAAGAGATGGAGAATATTGCCATGAGCTTCTCTGGAGTATCGAAGGCGTATGCTCTCTCTGCTGGACGCGAAGTCCGCGTATTCG
Coding sequences:
- a CDS encoding 23S rRNA (pseudouridine(1915)-N(3))-methyltransferase RlmH; translated protein: MITILAVTDGFKHFGEPISEYGKRLGKHINLKPLKPISHTNPEYIKIKETAIIKESLQKLSGTVILLDERGKGMNTRDFAEMLENGRNQSENFIFIIGGSYGVDLELFTEIPHKTLRISDFVMPHSLALLVLIEQIYRAHEIMKGSGYHHV
- the rny gene encoding ribonuclease Y — translated: MSPIISLFLSLIVGSILGGGVTYFFAIQKNKKIAANIIKEAEANGKKIIARAEETRDIARQEIEEARNDLRDRKQNIVESENRLVEKESRLDKKFEEIDIKRGEIAKKEQELDDHIQNADKKSREIESRLQEVAKLSQEEAKELLMKYTEDRYERDIIALIDKKKKDLKSREEEAAREIIIKAIQQYAGEVTGETTQTLVTLESDDLKGKLIGKEGRNIIAFEKATGVSLIIDDAPDTVFLSSFDLFRRYIAKKSLEDLIADKRIQPARIEEIVEKNQAEADKLIYDLGRKTVDEMGVIGIPDEILPLIGKFRFRTSYGQNILMHSKEVAYIAEAIAKLIGADAALALKGGLLHDIGKAMDHDIEGTHPEIGGRIARKYGLDEKIVNIIESHHDDVPQICIESKIVQIADAISAVRPGARRMNVEDYIKRIQEMENIAMSFSGVSKAYALSAGREVRVFVDADTVSDLDAEKKAQEIAAQIEANCNYPGEIKINLYREKRVVQYAK
- a CDS encoding S-layer homology domain-containing protein gives rise to the protein MSNFFSKLASAVSVVTLVAATTSSSLVAAASEFAPYAQALADYGVITAQSTEAGYRLGDNVTRAELAKVVANLGGYTATSCAGDVYSDVGSSLGDLCGYVEALAEAGVVSTSSATFRPTANVTRAEMVKMILGALGETGSDVDAGYMDLAGLGDLAGYINRANEIGCAADASYFRPNATASRGEAFKIASCAAQLDVGTEPTDGTPGTPGTNTGVTNTGVTVAGNLSVALEGTAVAQYVPKNASNVKVGTVKLTAGTTPVTVSSLVVSRSGLGAADGIVSSNGIRASQNGVIISSSADYYNATSQKGNVYFSPALTVAAGTSVNVDIVVNLSGSENSQHQFTLDSVNAGSSTVSGAPITLGLVNTTSYVTANTTANLSTSAGTLTPGKTNQSIVKVELTSGGRDTVAQGFTLTRVGVDFTKRLANAKVYRGGVEVGTVSLSAEKLSVTGLNDTLTSGNTQTYEIKADVLVDGSSASGTTLGFKFDSTSDVSATEVATGYSTSVSTYPVPGTAVTIGFTNVEVTFSKLTSANVTLAPGTNNVKLFNGKLTSSVPLTIRGLRITPVGNTLTGVTDAGTATGAGIYAFVNNQLSVKVNGSEVGTLTTINPAAGYVDLSPSFVVDSTNPATLTIEGSLKSSQLVNGAISFTIELTDARDSSNNTATIGAGKSLTSDKTTVNTATVEIKTATIAAPTTSRIFASADQEIGRFAVYAQNEAVRLQTIEFTNTGSAALSGVVSSSSSVKLYDVATGLEVSSSATVDGNKITFNSMNDTIAKDTTRNYKVVASIGSIDDYIGDTVQLVYSTGTVVRDTNSNGLVVNLPGLTFKQYTLGAVPPTVSVSKTSELNKYLVTVTNVDSNTGLTLTGITVKFQSRFAGSTSTTFNGTLCLRDQGSSEDCVAGTQGNGTTAGTGITQAGLTATFSLLTGSGLTSAGQQLSKNGGNTTFEVYLTNAPLFIAGDYTQVSVDKVYYVGASESYVGVSSATAQNVK
- a CDS encoding ATP-binding cassette domain-containing protein; its protein translation is MLSLIDFSVSVGEKSIIRELNYTFESGNIYAILGENGSGKSSLAFGLFGHPKYVTRGNAMYSDCAVQGLSPDMIAKAGMYLSFQNVPEIPGIRLIEYLRTIYTKHFTEKNPGSKAPSGFVFRRMVEKLLPEYGIEPVFLDRDLYVGFSGGEKRRIEMLQIALLEPTCIVLDEIDAGLDIGALDILSKKIDTWRNEGKICIVISHNFHLLDTVSVDKVIIMKSGTIDRHGGQELIQEVRERGF
- a CDS encoding RsmE family RNA methyltransferase, whose amino-acid sequence is MQRFFVPFPLSIDVVLTDADIIHQFSRVLRFQTGDHVILFDGDGSETEYEIVAIEKKSISLKGIARTFPKTEATKSVVLYQALPNKIEKIEYILQKGVEIGIKKFIFFRSDRSQKLVLSDSKIARFHAIAREAVEQCGGLVLPEIHFLEKKGALPESGIHMVLDTLGEQKRLGEFSDIQDIGLWVGPEGGWSEEERQEMIGSGFIFAHFSERVMRTETAGVVAAFALLNQ
- the sufB gene encoding Fe-S cluster assembly protein SufB; translation: MTTQQDDIKAFGDISRSTLDTSDVVAYSEMAKMGLSDELIRQISASGKEPEWMLEHRLKSLEIFRSMKKPTWGPSLEALDLESIYYFGKPEGAGDQKSWDDVPDAIKKTFDRLGIPEAERKVLAGVGAQYDSEVVYHNLREELKAQGVIFEDMSVAIHEHEEVVRKHFMRAVPSTDHMFVALHGAVWSGGTFLYIPKGVKVSDPLQAYFRMNMKAGGQFEHTLIILEDEAEAHYIEGCSAPKYGTASLHAGCVEIYVGKHAKMRYSSVENWSIDTYNLNTKRAIVDSYGSIEWVGGNLGSGVTMLYPCSILKGEESKALHFGIAFANAGQQTDTGAKVIHIGRNTSSEVISKSLSKNGGVSIYRGLVDIKKSAVGAVSKVDCDGLILDSISRSDTIPDIRVATDDALVAHEASVGKIGEEELFYLMSRGIPEDEAKTLIVRGFVSPLMKELPLEYAAEMNVLIAMEMEGM